A region from the Papio anubis isolate 15944 chromosome 6, Panubis1.0, whole genome shotgun sequence genome encodes:
- the SRF gene encoding serum response factor — translation MLPSQAGAAAALGRGSALGGSLNRTPTGRPGSGGGTRGANGGRVPGNGAGLGPGRLEREAAAAAATTPAPTAGALYSGSEGDSESGEEEELGAERRGMKRSLSEMEIGMVVGGPEASAAATGGYGPVSGAVSGAKPGKKTRGRVKIKMEFIDNKLRRYTTFSKRKTGIMKKAYELSTLTGTQVLLLVASETGHVYTFATRKLQPMITSETGKALIQTCLNSPDSPPRSDPTTDQRMSATGFEETDLTYQVSESDSSGETKDTLKPAFTVTNLPGTTSTIQTAPSTSTTMQVSSGPSFPITNYLAPVSASVSPSAVSSANGTVLKSTGSGPVSSGGLMQLPTSFTLMPGGAVAQQVPVQAIQVHQAPQQASPSRDSSTDLTQTSSSGTVTLPATIMTSSVPTTVGGHMMYPSPHAVMYAPTSGLGDGSLTVLNAFSQAPSTMQVSHSQVQEPGGVPQVFLTASSGTVQIPVSAVQLHQMAVIGQQAGSSSNLTELQVVNLDTAHSTKSE, via the exons ATGTTACCGAGCCAAGCTGGGGCCGCGGCGGCTCTGGGCCGGGGCTCGGCCCTGGGGGGCAGCCTGAACCGGACCCCGACGGGGCGGCCGGGCAGCGGCGGCGGGACTCGTGGGGCTAACGGGGGCCGGGTCCCCGGGAATGGCGCGGGGCTCGGGCCCGGCCGCCTGGAGCGGGAGGCTGCGGCAGCGGCGGCAACCACCCCGGCGCCCACCGCGGGGGCCCTCTACAGCGGCAGCGAGGGCGACTCGGAGTCGGgcgaggaggaggagctgggcgcCGAGCGGCGCGGCATGAAGCGGAGCCTGAGCGAGATGGAGATCGGTATGGTAGTCGGTGGGCCCGAGGCGTCGGCGGCGGCCACCGGGGGCTACGGGCCGGTGAGCGGCGCGGTGAGCGGGGCCAAGCCGGGTAAGAAGACCCGGGGCCGCGTGAAGATCAAGATGGAGTTCATCGACAACAAGCTGCGGCGCTACACGACCTTCAGCAAGAGGAAGACGGGCATCATGAAGAAG GCCTATGAGCTGTCCACGCTGACAGGGACACAGGTGCTGTTGCTGGTGGCCAGTGAGACAGGCCATGTGTATACCTTTGCCACACGAAAACTGCAGCCCATGATCACCAGTGAGACCGGCAAGGCACTGATTCAGACCTGCCTCAACTCTCCAGACTCTCCACCCCGCTCAGACCCCACAACAGACCAGAGAATGAGTGCCACTGGCTTTGAAGAGACAGATCTCACCTACCAGGTGTCGGAGTCTGACAGCAGTGGGGAGACCAAG GACACACTGAAGCCGGCGTTCACAGTCACCAACCTGCCGGGTACAACCTCTACCATCCAAACAGCACCTAGCACCTCTACCACCATGCAAGTCAGCAGCGGCCCCTCCTTTCCCATCACCAACTACCTGGCACCAGTGTCTGCTAGTGTCAGCCCCAGTGCTGTCAGCAGTGCCAATGGGACTGTGCTGAAGAGTACAGGCAGCGGCCCTGTCTCCTCTGGGGGCCTTATGCAGCTGCCTACCAGCTTCACCCTCATGCCTG GTGGGGCAGTGGCCCAGCAGGTCCCAGTGCAGGCCATTCAAGTGCACCAGGCCCCACAGCAGGCGTCTCCCTCCCGTGACAGCAGCACAGACCTCACGCAGACCTCCTCCAGCGGGACAG TGACGCTGCCCGCCACCATCATGACGTCATCCGTGCCCACAACTGTGGGTGGCCACATGATGTACCCTAGCCCGCATGCGGTGATGTATGCCCCCACCTCAGGCCTGGGTGATGGCAGCCTCACCGTGTTGAATGCCTTCTCCCAGGCACCATCTACCATGCAGGTGTCCCACAGCCAGGTCCAGGAGCCAG GTGGCGTCCCCCAGGTGTTCCTGACAGCATCATCTGGGACAGTGCAGATCCCTGTTTCAGCAGTTCAGCTCCACCAG ATGGCTGTGATAGGGCAGCAGGCCGGGAGCAGCAGCAACCTCACCGAGCTACAGGTGGTGAACCTGGACACCGCCCACAGCACCAAGAGTGAATGA